One Brassica oleracea var. oleracea cultivar TO1000 chromosome C7, BOL, whole genome shotgun sequence genomic window carries:
- the LOC106303679 gene encoding AP-2 complex subunit mu-like: MPVAASAIYFLNLRGDVLINRTYRDDVGGNMVDAFRTHIMQTKELGNCPVRQIGGCSFVYMRISNVYIVIVASSNANVACGFKFVVEAVALFKSYFGGAFDEDAIRNNFVLIYELLDEIMDFGYPQNLSPEILKLYITQEGVRSPFSSKPKDKPVPNATLQVTGAVGWRREGLSYKKNEVFLDIVESVNLLMSSKGNVLRCDVTGKVLMKCFLSGMPDLKLGLNDKIGLEKESEMKSRPAKSGKTIELDDVTFHQCVNLTRFNSEKTVSFVPPDGEFELMKYRITEGVNLPFRVLPTINELGRTRMEVNVKVKSVFGAKMFALGVVVKIPVPKQTAKTNFQVTTGRAKYNPSIDCLVWKIRKFPGQTESTLSAEIELISTMGEKKSWTRPPIQMEFQVPMFTASGLRVRFLKVWEKSGYNTVEWVRYITKAGSYEIRC, translated from the exons ATGCCGGTGGCAGCTTCCGCCATCTACTTTCTGAATCTCCGTGGCGATGTTCTCATCAATCGCACTTACCGAGACGATGTCGG GGGAAACATGGTGGATGCATTTCGAACGCATATAATGCAGACCAAGGAGCTAGGCAACTGTCCTGTGCGTCAGATTGGTGGCTGCTCCTTCGTCTATATGCGTATCAGCAATGTCTACATCGTCATTGTTGCCAGCAGCAATGCTAATGTTGCTTGTGGCTTCAAGTTCGTTGTTGAG GCTGTTGCTTTGTTCAAATCTTACTTTGGTGGAGCTTTTGATGAAGACGCTATTCGAAATAACTTTGTTCTCATTTATGAGTTGTTGGACG AGATCATGGACTTTGGCTATCCCCAGAATCTCTCCCCTGAAATTTTGAAGCTTTATATTACTCAGGAAGGTGTACGGTCTCCATTTTCATCCAAG CCGAAGGACAAGCCTGTACCAAATGCAACGTTGCAAGTTACGGGTGCTGTTGGTTGGAGAAGAGAGGGCCTTTCTTACAAAAAGAATGAG GTGTTTCTGGATATTGTGGAAAGCGTAAACCTTCTTATGTCCTCTAAAG GCAATGTTCTTCGGTGTGATGTGACGGGAAAAGTTCTAATGAAATGTTTCCTTTCGGGAATGCCTGATCTGAAGCTGGGGTTGAATGATAAAATTGGTCTTGAGAAGGAATCGGAAATGAAATCTCGTCCAGCTAAGAG TGGCAAAACCATTGAGCTTGATGATGTCACATTTCACCAGTGTGTGAACCTGACAAGATTCAACTCCGAGAAGACCGTTAGTTTTGTACCACCGGATGGTGAATTTGAACTGATGAA GTATCGTATCACAGAGGGAGTGAATCTGCCGTTCCGGGTTTTACCAACAATCAATGAACTTGGTCGTACACGCATGGAAGTAAATGTCAAG GTCAAAAGTGTGTTTGGTGCCAAAATGTTTGCCCTCGGCGTCGTAGTTAAGATTCCAGTGCCAAAACAAACAGCAAAAACCAACTTCCAAGTGACAACTGGTCGTGCTAAGTACAATCCATCAATCGATTGCTTGGTTTGGAA GATAAGAAAGTTTCCAGGACAAACAGAGTCCACACTAAGTGCAGAAATTGAGTTGATCTCAACAATGGGAGAAAAGAAATCTTGGACAAGGCCACCAATCCAAATGGAGTTTCAG GTGCCAATGTTCACTGCATCTGGTTTACGAGTTCGGTTCCTCAAG GTGTGGGAGAAGAGCGGTTACAATACGGTTGAGTGGGTTCGATACATTACGAAAGCTGGATCATATGAGATCAGATGCTAA